The proteins below come from a single Leptidea sinapis chromosome Z, ilLepSina1.1, whole genome shotgun sequence genomic window:
- the LOC126978494 gene encoding uncharacterized protein LOC126978494 yields the protein MSSDVLKIIGIIDDNARDSFQCCGDVVKETVVVYDATCKCEKEKNNAPHISATGTSPGGSQVCEYKAGDRNEGMKRNAKGKRARGSKRSRKRRRNRAGVSLSSASNVAAHDVEPRLPKRLNCNKTQN from the exons ATGTCTTCGGATGTTTTAAAGATTATCGGGATAATAGATGATAATGCGCGGGATTCTTTCCAATGTTGTGGTGACGTAGTCAAA gaGACAGTTGTCGTCTACGATGCTACTTGCAAATGTGAAAAGGAAAAGAACAACGCGCCACACATTTCAGCTACCGGCACATCGCCAGGGGGGTCTCAGGTGTGCGAGTATAAAGCGGGAGATAGAAATGAAGGCATGAAGAGGAATGCTAAGGGCAAACGAGCCAGAGGCTCGAAACGGTCTCGCAAGAGGCGTAGGAACCGCGCCGGTGTGTCCCTCTCCTCTGCTTCTAATGTTGCTGCCCACGATGTTGAACCTCGCTTACCGAAACGtttgaattgtaataaaacgCAAAATTAA